Proteins from a genomic interval of Scatophagus argus isolate fScaArg1 chromosome 6, fScaArg1.pri, whole genome shotgun sequence:
- the LOC124060192 gene encoding fibronectin type III domain-containing protein 9: MGIVVYNISTTSARVSWPPSPSCLDTFYSVMYDPNWNSLLMGYKRKSFMHEERIPVSQTSTHLANLLPQTAYFLCVTCQAANPVRDQCQVFSTLSDNSEGHDRGGWELAMGVWLTCCILLVVIAGILLWGCLHTICSIPSQATDGCHVATNSTHQDMSGSGRLYTPRSSSEDSTKHAAITQRPLFSAQTTSHIITQDHELRTLAKLSGTEPV; the protein is encoded by the coding sequence ATGGGGATTGTGGTCTACAACATCTCGACCACCTCAGCCAGAGTGAGCTGGCCGCCATCCCCCAGCTGTCTGGACACCTTCTACAGCGTCATGTACGACCCAAACTGGAACAGCCTCCTGATGGGCTACAAGCGCAAGAGTTTCATGCACGAGGAACGCATCCCTGTCAGCCAGACCAGCACACACCTGGCCAACCTCCTCCCCCAGACTGCCTACTTCTTGTGTGTGACGTGTCAGGCAGCCAATCCGGTGCGGGACCAGTGCCAGGTGTTCAGCACACTGAGCGATAACAGCGAAGGTCACGACAGAGGCGGCTGGGAGCTCGCCATGGGCGTCTGGCTGACCTGCTGCATCTTGCTCGTGGTCATTGCTGGAATCCTGTTGTGGGGATGTCTCCACACCATCTGCTCCATCCCCAGTCAGGCCACAGACGGCTGCCATGTGGCAACCAATTCAACCCACCAAGACATGTCTGGATCTGGACGACTCTACACTCCCAGAAGCAGTAGCGAGGACAGCACCAAACATGCCGCCATCACACAACGCCCCCTCTTCTCAGCGCAGACCACCAGCCACATAATTACCCAGGACCACGAGTTGAGGACACTCGCTAAGCTGTCTGGTACCGAGCCAGTATGA
- the nipa2 gene encoding magnesium transporter NIPA2 isoform X2: MGQDRGKYDFYIGLGLAISSSIFIGGSFILKKKGLLRLARKGSMRAGQGGHAYLKEWLWWAGLLSMGAGEAANFAAYAFAPATLVTPLGALSVLVSAVLSSYFLTERLNLHGKLGCLLSILGSTIMVIHAPQEEEISSLEHMTKKLVDPGFFFFAILIIIVALIFIFVVGPRHGQTNILVYITICSVIGALSVSCVKGLGIAIKDAIAGKNVVRSPLTWILLLGLVACVSTQINYLNKALDIFNTSLVTPIYYVFFTTSVLTCSAILFKEWEHMDTGDVIGTLSGFLTIIVGIFLLHAFKDISVSLATLAVSMRKEERPFPTANGTGSHSTYELLHNECSEDVEDREMGLPFDSVSRRNGAMTSSLDH; this comes from the exons ATGGGACAGGACAGGGGGAAGTATGATTTTTACATTGGTTTGGGGTTGGCCATCAGCTCCAGTATCTTCATCGGAGGCAGTTTTATCCTCAAGAAGAAAGGACTTCTGAGGCTGGCGAGGAAGGGCTCCATGCGGGCAG gccAAGGTGGTCATGCATATCTAAAAGAATGGCTATGGTGGGCTGGTTTACTATCAA TGGGAGCTGGGGAAGCAGCCAACTTCGCAGCATATGCCTTCGCTCCTGCAACTCTGGTCACCCCACTGGGAGCCCTCAGTGTGCTCGTCAG TGCGGTGCTGTCATCATACTTCCTGACAGAGCGGTTAAACCTGCACGGGAAGCTTGGCTGCCTGCTCAGCATCCTGGGCTCCACCATCATGGTAATTCATGCTCCTCAAGAGGAAGAGATCAGCAGCCTTGAGCATATGACCAAGAAGCTGGTTGACCCAG ggtttttcttctttgccaTTCTCATCATCATTGTGGCCCTTATCTTCATATTTGTTGTGGGTCCCCGCCATGGTCAGACCAATATCCTCGTCTATATCACTATTTGCTCGGTAATTGGGGCACTATCTGTGTCCTGTGTCAAAGGATTGGGTATTGCCATCAAGGACGCCATCGCCGGGAAAAACGTTGTGAGAAGCCCACTGACATGGATCTTGCTTTTGGGTCTGGTGGCCTGTGTGAGCACACAGATCAACTACTTGAACAAGGCTTTAGACATATTCAACACCTCCCTGGTGACTCCCATCTACTATGTGTTCTTCACCACATCTGTGCTCACCTGCTCCGCCATCCTCTTCAAGGAGTGGGAGCACATGGACACAGGTGATGTGATCGGCACCCTCAGTGGCTTCCTCACAATCATTGTGGGTATATTCTTGCTCCACGCCTTCAAAGACATAAGCGTTAGTTTGGCTACTCTTGCTGTGTCCATGAGGAAGGAAGAGCGGCCCTTTCCCACGGCCAATGGCACAGGGTCCCACAGCACCTATGAGCTGCTGCATAATGAGTGCAGTGAGGACGTAGAGGACAGAGAAATGGGCTTGCCTTTTGATAGCGTCTCTAGAAGAAATGGAGCAATGACTTCCTCATTGGATCAttaa
- the nipa2 gene encoding magnesium transporter NIPA2 isoform X1, producing the protein MDFPPISNHGLPVCSVACGDGVWAGHNCTVGQHLHCVVVNVTDYRNTSSLTMGQDRGKYDFYIGLGLAISSSIFIGGSFILKKKGLLRLARKGSMRAGQGGHAYLKEWLWWAGLLSMGAGEAANFAAYAFAPATLVTPLGALSVLVSAVLSSYFLTERLNLHGKLGCLLSILGSTIMVIHAPQEEEISSLEHMTKKLVDPGFFFFAILIIIVALIFIFVVGPRHGQTNILVYITICSVIGALSVSCVKGLGIAIKDAIAGKNVVRSPLTWILLLGLVACVSTQINYLNKALDIFNTSLVTPIYYVFFTTSVLTCSAILFKEWEHMDTGDVIGTLSGFLTIIVGIFLLHAFKDISVSLATLAVSMRKEERPFPTANGTGSHSTYELLHNECSEDVEDREMGLPFDSVSRRNGAMTSSLDH; encoded by the exons ATGGATTTTCCTCCGATATCAAATCATGGTTTACCAGTTTGTAGCGTCGCCTGTGGAGACG GTGTCTGGGCTGGCCACAACTGTACTGTTGGTCAGCATCTGCATTGTGTGGTCGTAAATGTGACAGACTACAGGAACACATCCAGCCTCACTATGGGACAGGACAGGGGGAAGTATGATTTTTACATTGGTTTGGGGTTGGCCATCAGCTCCAGTATCTTCATCGGAGGCAGTTTTATCCTCAAGAAGAAAGGACTTCTGAGGCTGGCGAGGAAGGGCTCCATGCGGGCAG gccAAGGTGGTCATGCATATCTAAAAGAATGGCTATGGTGGGCTGGTTTACTATCAA TGGGAGCTGGGGAAGCAGCCAACTTCGCAGCATATGCCTTCGCTCCTGCAACTCTGGTCACCCCACTGGGAGCCCTCAGTGTGCTCGTCAG TGCGGTGCTGTCATCATACTTCCTGACAGAGCGGTTAAACCTGCACGGGAAGCTTGGCTGCCTGCTCAGCATCCTGGGCTCCACCATCATGGTAATTCATGCTCCTCAAGAGGAAGAGATCAGCAGCCTTGAGCATATGACCAAGAAGCTGGTTGACCCAG ggtttttcttctttgccaTTCTCATCATCATTGTGGCCCTTATCTTCATATTTGTTGTGGGTCCCCGCCATGGTCAGACCAATATCCTCGTCTATATCACTATTTGCTCGGTAATTGGGGCACTATCTGTGTCCTGTGTCAAAGGATTGGGTATTGCCATCAAGGACGCCATCGCCGGGAAAAACGTTGTGAGAAGCCCACTGACATGGATCTTGCTTTTGGGTCTGGTGGCCTGTGTGAGCACACAGATCAACTACTTGAACAAGGCTTTAGACATATTCAACACCTCCCTGGTGACTCCCATCTACTATGTGTTCTTCACCACATCTGTGCTCACCTGCTCCGCCATCCTCTTCAAGGAGTGGGAGCACATGGACACAGGTGATGTGATCGGCACCCTCAGTGGCTTCCTCACAATCATTGTGGGTATATTCTTGCTCCACGCCTTCAAAGACATAAGCGTTAGTTTGGCTACTCTTGCTGTGTCCATGAGGAAGGAAGAGCGGCCCTTTCCCACGGCCAATGGCACAGGGTCCCACAGCACCTATGAGCTGCTGCATAATGAGTGCAGTGAGGACGTAGAGGACAGAGAAATGGGCTTGCCTTTTGATAGCGTCTCTAGAAGAAATGGAGCAATGACTTCCTCATTGGATCAttaa
- the nipa1 gene encoding magnesium transporter NIPA1 isoform X2 — MIVGQIGNFLAYNVAPAVIVTPLGALGVLFGAVLASWILKEHLNILGKLGCVLCCCGSVVLIIHAPKEETITSRLELEERLSDPVSVLYVLLVVLLLVILIGWIAPVHGTSNIMVYVAICSLLGSFTVPSSKGLGLVAQDILGEGPSGSRALALFLGLLGTLAVSILIQFFFINKALESFSSNMFEAIYYVTFTSTVILASALLFKEWTALTLTDSLAMLCGLTTVCVGVVLLRISQEALITWKKKTD, encoded by the exons A TGATTGTCGGTCAAATTGGGAATTTCCTTGCCTATAATGTGGCCCCTGCTGTCATAGTGACACCACTGGGAGCCCTGGGAGTGTTATTTGG GGCTGTGCTGGCTTCTTGGATCTTGAAGGAGCATTTAAATATCCTGGGAAAGCTTGGCTGTGTATTGTGTTGCTGTGGCTCCGTTGTGCTTATCATTCATGCACCTAAAGAAGAGACTATAACGTCAAGACTGGAGTTAGAGGAGAGACTATCGGACCCAG TTTCTGTACTTTATGTCCTCTTGgtggtcctgctgctggtcaTACTAATTGGGTGGATTGCTCCAGTTCACGGCACATCAAACATCATGGTGTATGTCGCCATATGTTCCCTTTTGGGAAGTTTCACCGTTCCAAGTAGCAAAGGACTTGGCCTGGTAGCACAAGACATCTTGGGAGAAGGGCCCTCAGGCAGCAGGGCTCTGGCTCTCTTCCTGGGCTTGCTGGGGACGTTGGCTGTCAGCATTTTGATACAGTTCTTCTTCATCAACAAGGCCTTGGAGAGTTTCAGCTCCAACATGTTTGAAGCCATATACTATGTGACATTCACATCCACCGTCATTCTTgcttctgctcttctcttcAAGGAGTGGACTGCACTGACTTTAACCGACAGCCTCGCCATGCTCTGTGGGCTGACAACAGTGTGTGTCGGGGTCGTTTTACTCCGCATTTCCCAAGAGGCTTTGATTAcgtggaagaagaagacagactGA
- the nipa1 gene encoding magnesium transporter NIPA1 isoform X1, with protein sequence MTVDSEPSGVSLPVAGIVTAVVSSFINGSTFVLQKKGILRSRDRGSSYLTDVVWWTGTLSMIVGQIGNFLAYNVAPAVIVTPLGALGVLFGAVLASWILKEHLNILGKLGCVLCCCGSVVLIIHAPKEETITSRLELEERLSDPVSVLYVLLVVLLLVILIGWIAPVHGTSNIMVYVAICSLLGSFTVPSSKGLGLVAQDILGEGPSGSRALALFLGLLGTLAVSILIQFFFINKALESFSSNMFEAIYYVTFTSTVILASALLFKEWTALTLTDSLAMLCGLTTVCVGVVLLRISQEALITWKKKTD encoded by the exons ATGACTGTTGACTCTGAGCCGAGTGGCGTTTCGTTACCCGTAGCTGGAATAGTGACAGCAGTAGTGTCAAGTTTCATCAATGGGTCGACATTTGTGCTTCAAAAAAAGGGAATATTACGCTCCCGTGACAGAG GAAGCTCGTACCTTACAGATGTGGTATGGTGGACTGGCACGTTGTCCA TGATTGTCGGTCAAATTGGGAATTTCCTTGCCTATAATGTGGCCCCTGCTGTCATAGTGACACCACTGGGAGCCCTGGGAGTGTTATTTGG GGCTGTGCTGGCTTCTTGGATCTTGAAGGAGCATTTAAATATCCTGGGAAAGCTTGGCTGTGTATTGTGTTGCTGTGGCTCCGTTGTGCTTATCATTCATGCACCTAAAGAAGAGACTATAACGTCAAGACTGGAGTTAGAGGAGAGACTATCGGACCCAG TTTCTGTACTTTATGTCCTCTTGgtggtcctgctgctggtcaTACTAATTGGGTGGATTGCTCCAGTTCACGGCACATCAAACATCATGGTGTATGTCGCCATATGTTCCCTTTTGGGAAGTTTCACCGTTCCAAGTAGCAAAGGACTTGGCCTGGTAGCACAAGACATCTTGGGAGAAGGGCCCTCAGGCAGCAGGGCTCTGGCTCTCTTCCTGGGCTTGCTGGGGACGTTGGCTGTCAGCATTTTGATACAGTTCTTCTTCATCAACAAGGCCTTGGAGAGTTTCAGCTCCAACATGTTTGAAGCCATATACTATGTGACATTCACATCCACCGTCATTCTTgcttctgctcttctcttcAAGGAGTGGACTGCACTGACTTTAACCGACAGCCTCGCCATGCTCTGTGGGCTGACAACAGTGTGTGTCGGGGTCGTTTTACTCCGCATTTCCCAAGAGGCTTTGATTAcgtggaagaagaagacagactGA